One region of Bactrocera neohumeralis isolate Rockhampton chromosome 5, APGP_CSIRO_Bneo_wtdbg2-racon-allhic-juicebox.fasta_v2, whole genome shotgun sequence genomic DNA includes:
- the LOC126758642 gene encoding uncharacterized protein LOC126758642: MVIKNPNNIVVPDYLNENLFVAALEEGLRAIQVTVRELTFEWATNPGDNYCSRIYRVAVAYERLVDADEPPVQEQRSLIVKAVTVTKETRVLEDLGVFLKERITFLDVLPRLQVLLPCPKFSATCYYATKSPVNSLVLTDMKSEGFRVAPRQDLLDWAHCELILQQTARLHGTSMILAQRDPDITKRLVGGLLCEKSIIKSDVLKQMFGIPLKYLANNAAEWPGFEKIAQKLHHFNDNFKIICAHLADHREGDRFVVMNHGDLTVLNIMYAYDDPKQPKKPTRAIFVDFQLNFFGSPGCDLNFFLNTSVRLNVLKDRREDLINVYYKTFKETLEYLHYENIPTLDDLKYELRARELYGLFALFGFMPIITMPKELSGDNSIETMINEENVREKYQKLFAQDNVQALLKYALKRFDDLGVLDEF, translated from the exons ATGGTTATCAAAAATCCGAACAATATTGTTGTGCCCGATTATTTGAACGAGAACTTATTCGTGGCCGCGCTCGAGGAAGGTTTGCGTGCAATCCAGGTGACGGTCAGAGAATTAACTTTCGAATGGGCCACAAACCCCGGGGATAATTATTGCTCACGCATCTATCGCGTTGCAGTCGCCTATGAGCGACTAGTTGACGCTGATGAGCCACCGGTACAAGAGCAACGGTCGTTAATCGTTAAAGCTGTAACGGTTACGAAAGAAACACGTGTTCTTGAAGATTTAGGTGTTTTTCTTAAGGAAAGAATTACCTTTTTGGATGTATTGCCACGGCTGCAAGTACTTTTGCCGTGTCCGAAATTCAGTGCCAC CTGCTATTATGCAACCAAATCACCCGTTAACTCTCTTGTTCTTACTGACATGAAGTCTGAAGGTTTTCGGGTTGCGCCACGACAGGACCTGCTCGATTGGGCACACTGCGAATTGATCTTGCAACAAACGGCGCGCCTGCACGGCACTTCAATGATTTTAGCCCAGCGA GATCCCGATATCACCAAACGCTTGGTCGGCGGTTTGCTGTGCGAGAAGTCTATAATAAAGTCTGATGTCCTTAAGCAAATGTTTGGCATTCCCCTGAAGTACTTGGCCAACAATGCAGCCGAGTGGCCCGGATTTGAAAAGATCGCACAAAAATTGCACcatttcaatgataatttcaAGATCATATGCGCTCACTTAGCAGATCATCGTGAAGGCGATCGTTTTGTTGTGATGAATCATGGTGATCTCACTGTTTTAAATATCATGTACGCCTATGATGATCCCAAGCAACCCAAGAAACCAACGCGCGCTATTTTT GTGGATTTCCAACTTAATTTCTTTGGCAGCCCTGGCTGTGATCTCAACTTCTTTCTCAACACTAGTGTACGTCTAAATGTGCTAAAGGATCGACGAGAAGATCTCATAAATGTGTATTATAAGACATTCAAGGAGACGTTGGAGTACCTTCATTACGAGAATATACCGACTTTAGATGATCTAAAGTACGAACTGCGTGCTCGTGAACTTTATGGTCTTTTCGCTTTGTTCGGTTTTATGCCcataattactatgccaaaggAGCTATCCGGAGATAAcagtattgaaactatgataaACGAGGAGAACGTCCGTGAAAAGTACCAAAAACTATTTGCACAAGATAATGTACAAGCTCTGCTAAAGTATGCACTGAAGCGCTTTGATGATTTGGGTGTGTTGGACgagttttag